In Methylobacterium aquaticum, the following are encoded in one genomic region:
- the alaS gene encoding alanine--tRNA ligase has translation MSGVNEIRSTFLDYFAKHGHEAVPSSPLVPRNDPTLMFTNAGMVQFKNVFTGVEKRPYQRAVTAQKCVRAGGKHNDLDNVGYTARHHTFFEMLGNFSFGDYFKPLAIELAWNLVTKEFGLSPEKLLVTVYADDEDAATLWRKIAGFSDDRIIRIGTSDNFWQMGDTGPCGPCSEIFIDQGPELWGGPPGSPEEDGDRFLEFWNLVFMQYEQIEPGNRVDLPRPSIDTGMGLERMAAILQGVKSNYDTDLFRSLIDAVAHQVGRAPEGKQTASYRVIADHLRASSFLVADGVLPSNEGRGYVLRRIMRRAMRHAQLLGSRDPMMYRLVPTLVREMGQAYPELARAESLIAETLRLEETRFRRTLERGLSILDAETRDLSEGGSLSGETAFTLYDTYGFPLDLTQDALKSRGITVDTDGFTAAMQRQREAARAAWTGSGEAATETLWYGLRERTGATEFLGYDTEEAEAVVTALVRGGAEVEAIRAGEEGLLVVTQTPFYGESGGQVGDTGAITGQGLKARVTATEKKLGDLFVHHVAVEEGSLTLNQPVELKVDHGRRSAIRANHSATHLLHEALRQVLGDHVAQKGSLVAPERLRFDISHPKPIEAEELARVEEIANRVLLQNEPVVTKLMAVDDAIASGARALFGEKYGEEVRVVSMGRDRAADGRAKTFSVELCGGTHVGRTGDIGLVTVLAESAVGAGVRRIEAMTGDAARRHLAGESRQLAAIAALLKAPVSEAPERLATLLDERRRMERELSDARRKIAMGGAAAGGGDDGVREVAGTKLMARVVQGVEMRDLKSLADEGKKRLGSGIVAIVGVAPDGKAGLVVGVTEDLTGRFDAVALVRAGSERLGGKGGGGRRDMAQAGGPDGAAAEAALEAIAASLAAV, from the coding sequence ATGAGTGGCGTCAACGAGATCCGGTCCACCTTCCTGGACTACTTCGCCAAGCACGGCCACGAAGCGGTGCCGTCCTCGCCGCTGGTGCCGCGCAACGACCCGACGTTGATGTTCACCAACGCCGGCATGGTACAGTTCAAGAACGTCTTCACCGGCGTCGAGAAGCGGCCCTACCAGCGCGCCGTCACGGCCCAGAAATGCGTGCGCGCCGGCGGCAAGCACAACGACCTCGACAATGTCGGGTACACCGCGCGCCACCACACCTTCTTCGAGATGCTGGGCAACTTCTCGTTCGGCGACTATTTCAAGCCGCTGGCGATCGAGCTGGCCTGGAACCTCGTCACCAAGGAATTCGGGCTCTCGCCCGAGAAGCTGCTGGTCACGGTCTACGCCGACGACGAGGATGCCGCCACCCTGTGGCGCAAGATCGCCGGCTTCTCCGACGACCGCATCATCCGCATCGGCACCTCCGACAATTTCTGGCAGATGGGCGATACCGGCCCCTGCGGGCCGTGCTCCGAGATCTTCATCGACCAGGGCCCGGAGCTGTGGGGCGGCCCGCCCGGCAGCCCGGAGGAGGACGGCGACCGCTTCCTCGAATTCTGGAACCTCGTGTTCATGCAGTACGAGCAGATCGAGCCGGGCAACCGGGTCGACCTGCCGCGGCCCTCGATCGATACCGGCATGGGCCTCGAGCGCATGGCGGCGATCCTGCAGGGCGTGAAGAGCAACTACGACACGGATCTGTTCCGCAGCCTGATCGACGCCGTGGCGCACCAGGTCGGCCGGGCGCCCGAGGGCAAGCAGACGGCATCCTACCGGGTGATCGCCGATCACCTGCGCGCCTCGTCCTTCCTCGTCGCCGACGGCGTGCTGCCGAGCAACGAGGGCCGCGGCTACGTGCTGCGCCGGATCATGCGCCGCGCGATGCGCCACGCCCAGCTCCTCGGCTCCCGCGACCCGATGATGTACCGGCTGGTTCCGACGCTGGTGCGCGAGATGGGCCAGGCCTATCCCGAGCTTGCCCGGGCCGAGAGCCTGATCGCCGAGACCCTGCGCCTCGAGGAGACCCGCTTCCGCCGCACCCTGGAGCGCGGCCTGTCGATCCTCGACGCCGAGACCCGCGACCTGTCGGAAGGCGGGAGCCTGTCGGGCGAGACCGCCTTCACCCTCTACGACACCTACGGCTTCCCCCTCGACCTGACCCAGGACGCGCTCAAGTCCCGCGGCATCACGGTCGACACCGACGGCTTCACGGCCGCGATGCAGCGCCAGCGCGAGGCGGCACGGGCGGCCTGGACCGGCTCGGGCGAGGCCGCCACCGAGACCCTGTGGTACGGCTTGCGTGAGCGCACCGGCGCCACCGAGTTCCTCGGCTACGATACCGAAGAGGCCGAGGCGGTCGTCACCGCGCTGGTGCGCGGCGGCGCCGAGGTCGAGGCGATCCGGGCCGGCGAGGAGGGTCTCCTCGTCGTCACCCAGACGCCGTTCTACGGCGAATCCGGCGGCCAGGTCGGCGATACCGGTGCCATTACGGGCCAGGGCCTCAAGGCGCGCGTCACCGCGACCGAGAAGAAGCTCGGCGACCTCTTCGTCCACCACGTCGCGGTGGAGGAGGGGAGCCTGACCCTCAATCAGCCGGTCGAGCTGAAGGTCGATCACGGGCGCCGCTCCGCGATCCGCGCCAACCACTCGGCCACCCACCTGCTGCACGAGGCCCTGCGCCAGGTGCTCGGCGACCACGTCGCCCAGAAGGGCTCCCTCGTCGCCCCCGAGCGCCTGCGCTTCGACATCAGCCACCCGAAGCCGATCGAGGCCGAGGAGCTGGCCCGGGTCGAGGAGATCGCCAACCGGGTGCTGCTCCAGAACGAGCCGGTGGTGACGAAGCTGATGGCGGTCGACGACGCCATCGCGTCGGGCGCCCGCGCGCTGTTCGGCGAAAAGTACGGCGAGGAGGTGCGGGTCGTCTCGATGGGCCGCGACCGGGCCGCCGACGGCCGGGCCAAGACCTTCTCGGTCGAGTTGTGCGGCGGCACCCATGTCGGGCGCACCGGGGATATCGGCCTGGTGACGGTGCTGGCCGAGAGCGCGGTCGGCGCCGGGGTGCGCCGGATCGAGGCGATGACGGGTGACGCCGCCCGCCGCCACCTCGCCGGGGAGAGCCGCCAGCTCGCGGCGATCGCCGCCCTGCTCAAGGCGCCGGTGTCCGAGGCGCCCGAGCGCCTGGCCACCCTCCTCGACGAACGCCGCCGGATGGAACGGGAGCTCTCCGACGCCCGCCGCAAGATCGCCATGGGCGGGGCTGCGGCCGGCGGCGGCGACGACGGCGTGCGCGAGGTCGCCGGCACCAAGCTGATGGCCCGCGTCGTGCAAGGGGTCGAGATGCGCGACCTCAAGAGCCTCGCCGACGAGGGCAAGAAGCGGCTCGGCTCCGGGATCGTGGCGATCGTCGGGGTGGCGCCGGACGGCAAGGCCGGCCTCGTCGTCGGCGTGACCGAGGACCTGACCGGCCGCTTCGACGCCGTCGCCCTGGTGCGGGCGGGGTCGGAGCGGCTCGGCGGCAAGGGCGGCGGCGGACGCCGCGACATGGCCCAGGCGGGCGGCCCCGACGGAGCGGCCGCCGAGGCCGCCCTGGAGGCGATCGCGGCATCCCTCGCGGCCGTGTGA
- a CDS encoding acyl-CoA carboxylase subunit beta — translation MKDILERLDQRRAQARVGGGESRVAAQHKRGKLTARERIELLLDSGSFEEFDMFVQHRSNDFGMEKQKIPGDGVITGWGTINGRAVFVFSKDFTVFGGSLSEAHAQKIIKVQDMALKMRAPIIGLFDAGGARIQEGVAALGGYGEVFKRNVLASGVIPQISVIMGPCAGGDVYSPAMTDFIFMVRDTSYMFVTGPDVVKTVTNEVVTAEELGGAKVHTSKSSIADGSYENDVEALLQIRRLMDFLPANNQAGVPELESFDDPSRLDRSLDTLIPDNPNKPYDMGELIRRVVDEGDFFEIQSAYARNIITGFARIEGRTVGIVANQPMVLAGVLDSDASRKAARFVRFCDAFSIPIVTFVDVPGFLPGTAQEYGGLIKHGAKLLFAFSQATVPLVTVITRKAFGGAYDVMASKHVGGDVNYAWPTAQIAVMGAKGAVEIIFRQDLGDPEKIAARTAEYEERFMSPFVAAERGYIDEVIMPHSTRRRVARALAMLRTKESEQPWKKHDNIPL, via the coding sequence ATGAAGGATATCCTCGAACGGCTCGACCAGCGGCGCGCGCAGGCCCGGGTCGGCGGCGGCGAGAGCCGGGTGGCGGCGCAGCACAAGCGCGGCAAGCTCACGGCGCGCGAGCGCATCGAGCTCCTCCTCGACTCCGGGTCGTTCGAGGAATTCGACATGTTCGTGCAGCACCGCTCGAACGATTTCGGGATGGAGAAGCAGAAGATCCCGGGCGACGGGGTCATCACCGGCTGGGGCACCATCAACGGCCGCGCCGTCTTCGTGTTCTCGAAGGACTTCACGGTCTTCGGCGGTTCGCTCTCCGAGGCGCACGCCCAGAAGATCATCAAGGTCCAGGACATGGCGCTCAAGATGCGCGCTCCGATCATCGGCCTGTTCGATGCCGGCGGCGCCCGCATCCAGGAGGGCGTGGCAGCGCTCGGCGGCTACGGCGAGGTGTTCAAGCGCAACGTTCTGGCCTCGGGCGTCATCCCGCAGATCTCGGTCATCATGGGACCGTGTGCCGGCGGCGACGTCTACTCGCCGGCGATGACCGACTTCATCTTCATGGTGCGCGACACGAGCTACATGTTCGTGACCGGGCCGGACGTGGTGAAGACCGTGACCAACGAGGTGGTGACGGCCGAGGAACTCGGCGGCGCCAAGGTTCACACCTCGAAGTCGTCGATCGCCGACGGCTCCTACGAGAACGACGTCGAGGCGCTCCTGCAGATCCGGCGCCTGATGGACTTCCTGCCGGCCAACAACCAGGCCGGCGTGCCGGAGCTGGAGAGCTTCGACGATCCCTCCCGCCTCGACCGCAGCCTCGACACCCTGATCCCCGACAACCCGAACAAGCCCTACGACATGGGCGAGCTGATCCGCCGGGTCGTGGACGAGGGCGACTTCTTCGAGATCCAGTCGGCGTATGCCCGCAACATCATCACGGGCTTTGCCCGGATCGAGGGCCGCACCGTCGGGATCGTCGCCAACCAGCCGATGGTGCTGGCCGGCGTGCTCGACTCGGATGCCTCGCGCAAGGCCGCCCGCTTCGTGCGCTTCTGCGACGCCTTCTCGATCCCGATCGTCACCTTCGTCGACGTGCCGGGCTTCCTGCCGGGCACGGCGCAGGAATATGGCGGCCTGATCAAGCACGGCGCCAAGCTGCTCTTCGCCTTCAGCCAGGCGACGGTGCCGCTCGTCACCGTCATCACCCGCAAGGCCTTCGGCGGCGCCTACGACGTGATGGCCTCCAAGCACGTGGGCGGCGACGTGAACTACGCCTGGCCCACCGCCCAGATCGCCGTGATGGGCGCCAAGGGCGCGGTCGAGATCATCTTCCGCCAGGATCTCGGCGATCCGGAGAAGATCGCGGCGCGCACGGCCGAATACGAGGAGCGCTTCATGTCGCCGTTCGTGGCCGCCGAGCGCGGCTACATCGACGAGGTGATCATGCCCCACTCGACGCGCCGCCGCGTCGCCCGGGCGCTCGCCATGCTGCGCACCAAGGAGAGCGAGCAGCCCTGGAAGAAGCACGACAACATTCCGTTGTGA
- a CDS encoding MarR family winged helix-turn-helix transcriptional regulator, whose translation MTASSRPHPTDAPAEADPLRVWFRFIRLHRRVVAAVAAELKAVGLSIPQFDVLSTLSEREGLTQQDLAERLYVTKGNVSGLIDRLVEAGLVERRPIPGDRRSHALHLTEAGLALARTGISAQTAYVARTLGRLPPGDVAELERVVLAWRDAARADGG comes from the coding sequence ATGACGGCATCCTCGCGCCCCCACCCCACAGACGCCCCGGCCGAGGCCGATCCGCTGCGGGTCTGGTTCCGCTTCATCCGCCTGCACCGGCGCGTCGTGGCCGCGGTGGCGGCGGAGCTGAAGGCGGTCGGGCTGTCGATCCCGCAATTCGACGTGCTCTCGACCCTGTCCGAGCGCGAGGGCCTGACCCAGCAGGACCTCGCCGAGCGGCTCTACGTGACCAAGGGCAACGTCTCGGGGCTGATCGACCGGCTGGTCGAGGCCGGCCTCGTCGAGCGCCGGCCGATCCCGGGCGACCGGCGCTCCCACGCCCTGCACCTGACGGAAGCGGGGCTGGCGCTCGCCCGCACCGGGATCAGCGCACAGACCGCCTACGTCGCCCGGACCCTCGGCCGTCTGCCGCCGGGCGACGTGGCCGAGCTGGAGCGGGTGGTGCTGGCCTGGCGCGACGCCGCGAGGGCGGATGGCGGCTGA
- a CDS encoding aminotransferase: MLSNLATRDVETLIHPYTNLAAFRQTGPLVLERGHGVWVYDTDGRPYLEGMAGLWCTSLGYSNEELVEAAREQMARLPFTHLFSGRSHDPAIELAETLKELAPIPVSKVFFTSSGSEANDTQVKLTWYLNNALGRPQKKKIIGRHKGYHGVTVASASLTGLTANHADWDLPLPGFLHAACPHHYRGAEPGETEEAYSARLAAELEEMILREGPETVAAFIAEPVMGAGGAIVPPKGYFAAIEPVLARYDVRFIADEVICGFGRLGTWFGSEAMGMKPHSLSFAKALTSAYMPLGGVTVDETLYQAMQDQSRKIGTFGHGTTYSGHPVASAVALKTIEIYKRDKIIEGVAEKAPHFQRRLSALEEHPLVGEAKGLGLIGGLEIVADKATKRQYDPKAGVAARCVAFAQEEGLIVRFLTGDRVAVCPPLVIRPDEIDTLFDRLGTALDRTQAWIREQGLTAA, from the coding sequence ATGCTCTCGAACCTCGCCACCCGCGACGTCGAAACCCTGATCCACCCCTACACCAACTTGGCGGCCTTCCGGCAGACCGGGCCGCTGGTGCTGGAGCGCGGCCACGGCGTCTGGGTCTACGACACCGACGGGCGGCCCTATCTCGAGGGCATGGCCGGCCTGTGGTGCACGTCGCTCGGCTATTCCAACGAGGAGCTGGTCGAGGCCGCCCGCGAGCAGATGGCGCGCCTGCCCTTCACCCACCTGTTCTCCGGCCGCAGCCACGACCCGGCGATCGAGCTCGCCGAGACCCTGAAGGAGCTGGCGCCGATCCCGGTCTCGAAGGTGTTCTTCACCTCGTCCGGCTCGGAGGCCAACGATACCCAGGTCAAGCTGACCTGGTACCTCAACAACGCGCTCGGCCGGCCGCAGAAGAAGAAGATCATCGGCCGGCACAAGGGCTATCACGGCGTCACCGTCGCCTCGGCCTCGCTCACCGGGCTCACCGCCAACCATGCCGACTGGGACCTGCCGCTGCCGGGCTTCCTGCACGCCGCCTGCCCGCACCATTACCGCGGCGCCGAACCCGGCGAGACCGAGGAGGCCTATTCGGCGCGCCTCGCCGCGGAACTCGAGGAGATGATCCTGCGCGAGGGCCCGGAGACGGTGGCGGCCTTCATCGCCGAGCCGGTGATGGGCGCCGGCGGCGCCATCGTGCCGCCGAAGGGGTACTTCGCAGCGATCGAGCCGGTGCTCGCCCGCTACGACGTGCGGTTCATCGCCGACGAGGTGATCTGCGGCTTTGGCCGGCTCGGCACCTGGTTCGGCTCCGAGGCCATGGGGATGAAGCCCCACAGCCTGTCCTTCGCCAAGGCGCTGACCTCAGCCTACATGCCGCTCGGCGGCGTCACGGTCGACGAGACGTTGTATCAGGCGATGCAGGACCAGAGCCGCAAGATCGGCACCTTCGGCCACGGCACCACCTATTCGGGCCATCCGGTGGCGAGCGCGGTGGCGCTCAAGACCATCGAGATCTACAAGCGCGACAAGATCATCGAGGGCGTGGCCGAGAAGGCGCCGCACTTCCAGCGCCGGCTCTCGGCCCTGGAGGAGCACCCGCTCGTCGGCGAGGCGAAGGGCCTCGGCCTGATCGGCGGCCTCGAGATCGTCGCCGACAAGGCGACGAAGCGCCAATACGACCCGAAGGCCGGCGTCGCCGCCCGCTGCGTCGCCTTCGCCCAGGAGGAGGGCCTGATCGTCCGCTTCCTCACCGGCGACCGCGTCGCGGTCTGCCCGCCCCTGGTGATCCGCCCGGACGAGATCGACACCCTGTTCGACCGGCTCGGCACCGCCCTCGACCGCACCCAGGCCTGGATTCGCGAGCAGGGCCTGACCGCCGCGTAG
- a CDS encoding methyl-accepting chemotaxis protein yields the protein MFWKHRESLSEATLQALNKSLAIIEFNLDGTVIQANTNFLDLLDYRLDEIVGQHHRMFLDKEAAASPDYAAFWDKLRAGEYFADEFLRFGKNHKRVWLEATYNPILDAGGKPVKVVKLAADITKKKNEISRLLTMIEGMPVAVMTADPHNDFRIDYMNDASRRTLGPLGQYLPVATDLMIGTSIDVFHKDPSHQRRMLADASRLPHRTRIKLGPELLDLQVSAIMGPDGTYLGPMLTWAVVTAQATMASDVSQVVTAMSGAVEEMQRSANGLGRSADEARDRAATVAAGSEEMTASIQEISGQVGRVSERAQQIAAQAEATDATVRSLSAKAREVDSVVGMISTIADQTNLLALNATIEAARAGAAGRGFAVVAAEVKELAGQTAKATGEITQRIGDIQGATGEAVAAIATISNAVAELSRLTLAIASAVEQQAASTQEVSSNILAVSDAANATGRIAESVRAVSESLAGHSSGLTGSVEKFLKAG from the coding sequence ATGTTCTGGAAGCATCGGGAGAGCTTGTCGGAAGCGACATTGCAGGCCCTCAACAAGTCTCTTGCCATCATCGAGTTCAACCTCGACGGCACGGTGATCCAGGCCAACACCAACTTCCTCGACCTGCTCGATTACCGGCTCGACGAGATCGTCGGCCAGCATCACCGCATGTTCCTCGACAAGGAGGCGGCGGCCTCACCGGATTACGCCGCGTTCTGGGACAAGCTGCGCGCGGGCGAGTACTTCGCCGACGAGTTCCTGCGCTTCGGCAAGAACCACAAGCGCGTCTGGCTGGAGGCGACCTACAACCCGATTCTCGACGCCGGCGGCAAGCCGGTCAAGGTGGTCAAGCTCGCCGCCGACATCACCAAGAAGAAGAACGAGATCAGCCGTCTCCTGACGATGATCGAGGGGATGCCGGTCGCGGTGATGACCGCCGACCCGCACAACGACTTCCGCATCGACTACATGAACGACGCCTCGCGCCGGACCCTCGGCCCGCTGGGCCAGTACCTGCCGGTCGCGACGGACCTGATGATCGGCACCTCGATCGACGTCTTCCACAAGGACCCGTCGCATCAGCGCCGGATGCTGGCCGATGCGAGCCGCCTGCCGCACCGGACCCGGATCAAGCTCGGGCCGGAATTGCTGGACCTTCAGGTCTCGGCGATCATGGGGCCGGACGGCACCTATCTCGGGCCGATGCTGACCTGGGCCGTGGTGACCGCGCAGGCGACCATGGCGTCCGACGTCTCGCAGGTCGTGACCGCCATGAGCGGCGCGGTCGAGGAGATGCAGCGTTCCGCCAACGGCCTCGGCCGCTCGGCCGATGAGGCGCGCGACCGCGCCGCCACGGTGGCGGCGGGCTCGGAGGAAATGACCGCCTCGATCCAGGAGATTTCCGGCCAGGTCGGCCGCGTCTCCGAGCGCGCCCAGCAGATCGCCGCCCAGGCCGAGGCGACCGATGCCACGGTGCGCAGCCTCTCGGCCAAGGCGCGGGAGGTCGATTCGGTCGTCGGCATGATCTCGACGATCGCCGACCAGACCAACCTGCTGGCGCTCAACGCGACGATCGAGGCGGCCCGGGCGGGGGCGGCGGGGCGCGGCTTCGCGGTCGTCGCGGCGGAAGTCAAGGAGCTGGCGGGCCAGACCGCCAAGGCGACCGGCGAGATCACCCAGCGGATCGGCGACATCCAGGGCGCGACCGGCGAGGCGGTGGCGGCGATCGCCACGATCAGCAACGCGGTGGCGGAACTGTCGCGGCTGACGCTGGCCATCGCCAGCGCCGTCGAGCAGCAGGCCGCCTCGACGCAGGAGGTGTCGTCGAACATCCTGGCGGTGTCGGACGCCGCGAACGCCACCGGCCGGATCGCCGAGAGCGTCCGGGCGGTGTCGGAGAGCCTCGCCGGGCATTCGAGCGGGCTGACCGGGAGCGTGGAGAAGTTCCTGAAGGCGGGATGA
- the rfbC gene encoding dTDP-4-dehydrorhamnose 3,5-epimerase gives MQVIDQAIPAVKLVIPKRHGDARGWFSETYRADILAAHGVEDHFIQDNQSFSAQQGTVRGLHFQRHPFAQAKLIRVLSGAILDVAVDLRRDSPTYGKHVAARLDASSGHQLYVPIGFGHGFCTLEPDTMVAYKVAGGVYSPEHDGAVLWNDPDLGIDWPVSEAEAQLSAKDKVAPRFADLPSIF, from the coding sequence ATGCAGGTCATCGATCAGGCGATCCCGGCGGTGAAGCTGGTGATCCCGAAGCGGCACGGCGATGCCCGCGGCTGGTTCTCGGAGACCTATCGCGCCGACATCCTGGCCGCCCACGGCGTCGAGGACCACTTCATCCAGGACAACCAGTCCTTCTCGGCGCAACAGGGCACCGTCCGCGGCCTGCACTTCCAGCGCCATCCCTTCGCCCAGGCCAAGCTGATCCGGGTGCTGTCCGGCGCGATCCTCGACGTCGCGGTCGACCTGCGCCGGGACTCTCCCACCTACGGCAAGCACGTCGCCGCCCGCCTCGATGCTTCGAGCGGCCACCAGCTCTACGTCCCGATCGGTTTCGGGCACGGTTTCTGCACCCTCGAGCCGGACACGATGGTGGCCTACAAGGTCGCCGGCGGCGTCTACAGCCCGGAGCACGACGGCGCCGTGCTTTGGAACGACCCCGATCTCGGCATCGACTGGCCGGTGAGCGAGGCGGAGGCCCAGCTCTCGGCCAAGGACAAGGTCGCGCCCCGCTTCGCCGACCTGCCCTCGATCTTCTGA
- the rfbB gene encoding dTDP-glucose 4,6-dehydratase yields MRILVTGGCGFIGSALVLHLVQELGHEVLTLDALTYAANPISLMPLKGDNRHRFAEADICDHEKVSSLFEEFRPQAVMHLAAESHVDRSITGPGAFIRTNVVGTQVMLEAARAYYNTLQGAERDGFRFLHVSTDEVYGSLPPGGFFTEDSRYDPRSPYSASKAASDHLARAWHETYGLPVLVTNCSNNYGPRHFPEKLIPLMILNALEGKNLPVYGDGQNERDWIHVEDHARGLVAVLEKGRVGETYLLGGRSVRNNLDVVKTLCAIFDRLRPEAGPHERLIQFVTDRPGHDRRYAIDPSKAEAEVGYKPSRTFEQALEDTVRWYLDNESWWRPIREGRYSGERLGLSAE; encoded by the coding sequence ATGCGCATCCTCGTCACGGGCGGCTGCGGCTTCATCGGCTCGGCCCTGGTCCTGCACCTCGTCCAGGAACTCGGCCACGAGGTCCTGACCCTCGACGCGCTCACCTACGCGGCGAACCCGATCTCGCTGATGCCGCTCAAGGGCGACAACCGGCACCGCTTCGCCGAAGCCGACATCTGCGACCACGAGAAGGTGTCCAGCCTGTTCGAGGAGTTCCGGCCGCAGGCCGTGATGCACCTCGCCGCCGAGAGCCACGTCGACCGCTCGATCACCGGGCCGGGCGCCTTCATCCGCACCAACGTGGTCGGCACCCAGGTGATGCTGGAGGCGGCCCGCGCCTACTACAACACGCTTCAAGGCGCGGAGCGCGACGGCTTCCGGTTCCTCCACGTCTCGACCGACGAGGTCTACGGCTCGCTGCCCCCGGGCGGCTTCTTCACCGAGGACAGCCGCTACGATCCGCGCTCGCCCTACTCGGCCTCCAAGGCGGCCTCCGACCACCTGGCGCGGGCCTGGCACGAGACCTACGGCCTGCCGGTGCTGGTGACCAACTGCTCGAACAATTACGGGCCGCGGCACTTCCCCGAGAAGCTGATCCCGCTGATGATCCTCAACGCGCTGGAGGGCAAGAACCTCCCCGTCTACGGCGACGGCCAGAACGAGCGCGACTGGATCCACGTCGAGGACCATGCCCGCGGCCTCGTCGCGGTGCTGGAGAAGGGCCGGGTCGGCGAGACCTACCTCCTCGGCGGCCGCTCGGTGCGCAACAACCTCGACGTGGTGAAGACGCTCTGCGCGATCTTCGACCGTCTCCGTCCCGAGGCCGGCCCGCACGAGCGCCTGATCCAGTTCGTCACCGACCGTCCCGGCCACGACCGGCGCTACGCCATCGACCCGAGCAAGGCGGAGGCCGAGGTCGGCTACAAGCCCAGCCGCACCTTCGAGCAGGCACTGGAGGACACGGTGCGCTGGTACCTCGACAACGAGTCGTGGTGGCGCCCGATCCGCGAGGGCCGCTATTCCGGCGAGCGCCTCGGCCTGAGCGCGGAGTGA
- the rfbA gene encoding glucose-1-phosphate thymidylyltransferase RfbA yields MKGIVLAGGSGTRLHPATLAINKQLLPVYDKPMIYYPVSVLMLAGIRDILLISSPEHIDNYKRLFGTGEQFGINISYALQPKPEGLAQAFIIGREFVGDDSVALVLGDNLFFGAGMRQLLAKAKARETGATVFAYHVDQPEAYGVVTLDKQGRATKLVEKPKNPESPWAVTGLYFYDNQVLDIAAAVKPSPRGELEITDVNQAYLDRGQLHVECMSRGYAWLDTGTHDNLLEAGEFVRVIQHRQGMQVACLEEIAYLQGFITREQVVARGQLFAKTNYGQSLLRLAREEEPGQGL; encoded by the coding sequence ATGAAGGGCATCGTGCTCGCCGGCGGATCCGGCACGCGGCTGCACCCGGCGACGCTGGCGATCAACAAGCAGCTGCTGCCGGTCTACGACAAGCCGATGATCTACTATCCGGTCTCGGTGCTGATGCTGGCCGGCATTCGCGACATCCTGCTGATCTCGTCGCCGGAGCACATCGACAACTACAAGCGCCTGTTCGGCACCGGCGAGCAGTTCGGGATCAACATCTCGTACGCGCTGCAGCCGAAGCCGGAAGGCCTGGCCCAGGCCTTCATCATCGGCCGTGAATTCGTCGGCGACGATTCGGTCGCCTTGGTGCTCGGCGACAACCTGTTCTTCGGTGCCGGCATGCGCCAGCTCCTGGCCAAGGCCAAGGCGCGGGAGACCGGCGCGACGGTGTTCGCCTACCACGTCGATCAGCCCGAGGCCTACGGCGTGGTCACCCTCGACAAGCAGGGCCGGGCGACCAAGCTCGTCGAGAAGCCGAAGAATCCGGAATCGCCCTGGGCGGTGACCGGCCTCTACTTCTACGACAACCAGGTGCTCGACATCGCCGCCGCGGTGAAGCCCTCGCCCCGCGGCGAGCTCGAGATCACCGACGTCAACCAGGCCTATCTCGACCGCGGCCAGCTCCACGTCGAGTGCATGTCGCGCGGCTATGCCTGGCTCGACACCGGCACCCACGACAACCTCCTGGAAGCCGGCGAGTTCGTCCGCGTCATCCAGCACCGCCAGGGCATGCAGGTCGCCTGCCTGGAGGAGATCGCCTACCTCCAGGGCTTCATCACCCGCGAGCAGGTGGTGGCCCGCGGCCAGCTCTTCGCGAAGACCAATTACGGCCAGAGCCTGCTCCGCCTCGCGCGCGAGGAGGAGCCGGGTCAGGGCCTCTGA